A section of the Pan paniscus chromosome 7, NHGRI_mPanPan1-v2.0_pri, whole genome shotgun sequence genome encodes:
- the YTHDF3 gene encoding YTH domain-containing family protein 3 isoform X1, with product MFYLDLTLFHRAEETGEESFSVQNGSIHQKDAVNDDDFEPYLSSQTNQSNSYPPMSDPYMPSYYAPSIGFPYSLGEAAWSTAGDQPMPYLTTYGQMSNGEHHYIPDGVFSQPGALGNTPPFLGQHGFNFFPGNADFSTWGTSGSQGQSTQSSAYSSSYGYPPSSLGRAITDGQAGFGNDTLSKVPGISSIEQGMTGLKIGGDLTAAVTKTVGTALSSSGMTSIATNSVPPVSSAAPKPTSWAAIARKPAKPQPKLKPKGNVGIGGSAVPPPPIKHNMNIGTWDEKGSVVKAPPTQPVLPPQTIIQQPQPLIQPPPLVQSQLPQQQPQPPQPQQQQGPQPQAQTHQVQPQQQQLQNRWVAPRNRGAGFNQNNGAGSENFGLGVVPVSASPSSVEVHPVLEKLKAINNYNPKDFDWNLKNGRVFIIKSYSEDDIHRSIKYSIWCSTEHGNKRLDAAYRSLNGKGPLYLLFSVNGSGHFCGVAEMKSVVDYNAYAGVWSQDKWKGKFEVKWIFVKDVPNNQLRHIRLENNDNKPVTNSRDTQEVPLEKAKQVLKIIATFKHTTSIFDDFAHYEKRQEEEEAMRRERNRNKQ from the exons TTTCAGTACAAAACGGTTCGATTCATCAAAAAGATGCTGTAAATGATGATGATTTTGAGCCATACTTAAGTAGCCAGACAAATCAG AGTAACAGCTATCCACCAATGTCAGATCCATACATGCCTAGTTACTATGCTCCATCCATTGGATTTCCATATTCTCTTGGGGAAGCAGCGTGGTCCacagctggagaccagcctaTGCCATATCTGACAACCTATGGACAAATGAGTAATGGAGAACATCACTATATACCAGATGGTGTATTTAGTCAACCTGGGGCATTAGGAAATACCCCTCCATTTCTTGGTCAACATGGATTTAACTTTTTTCCTGGTAATGCTGATTTCTCTACATGGGGGACAAGTGGATCTCAGGGACAATCAACACAAAGTTCTGCTTATAGTAGCAGTTATGGCTATCCACCTAGTTCTCTTGGGAGAGCTATTACTGATGGACAggctggatttggcaatgatacTTTGAGTAAGGTGCCTGGCATTAGCAGTATTGAGCAAGGCATGACTGGACTGAAAATTGGTGGTGACCTGACAGCTGCAGTGACAAAAACTGTAGGTACAGCTTTGAGCAGCAGTGGTATGACTAGCATTGCAACCAATAGTGTGCCCCCAGTTAGCAGTGCAGCACCTAAACCAACCTCCTGGGCTGCCATCGCCAGAAAGCCTGCCAAACCTCAACCGAAACTTAAACCCAAGGGCAATGTGGGAATTGGGGGTTCTGCTGTACCACCACCTCCTATAAAACACAACATGAATATTGGAACTTGGGATGAAAAAGGGTCAGTGGTAAAGGCTCCACCAACCCAACCAGTTCTGCCTCCTCAAACTATAATCCAGCAGCCTCAGCCATTAATTCAACCACCACCATTGGTGCAAAGCCAACTGCCTCAACAGCAGCCTCAACCACCACAACCACAGCAGCAACAAGGACCTCAGCCACAGGCCCAGACTCACCAAGTGCAGCCTCAACAGCAGCAGCTGCAGAATCGCTGGGTAGCTCCTCGTAACAGGGGAGCAGGCTTCAACCAGAACAATGGAGCGGGCAGTGAAAACTTTGGTTTAGGTGTTGTACCTGTCAGTGCTTCACCTTCTAGTGTAGAAGTGCATCCCGTGCTGGAAAAGCTAAAGGCCATAAACAACTATAATCCCAAAGACTTTGATTGGAATCTGAAGAATGGACGTGTGTTTATAATTAAAAGCTACTCTGAGGATGACATACATCGTTCCATTAAATACTCTATCTGGTGTAGTACTGAGCATGGTAATAAGCGTTTGGATGCAGCTTACCGTTCCCTGAATGGGAAAGGCCCACTCTATTTACTCTTCAGTGTGAATGGCAGTGGACATTTTTGTGGAGTGGCTGAAATGAAGTCTGTTGTGGACTATAATGCGTATGCTGGTGTCTGGTCTCAGGATAAGTGGAAGGGCAAATTTGAAGTTAAATGGATCTTTGTCAAAGATGTTCCCAATAACCAATTACGGCATATTCGCttagaaaataatgacaacaaaCCGGTTACCAATTCAAGGGACACTCAAGAGGTACCCCTAGAAAAAGCTAAGCAAGTGCTTAAAATAATTGCTACTTTCAAGCATACCACCTCAATCTTTGATGACTTTGCACATTATGAAAAGCGTCAAGAAGAGGAGGAAGCCATGCGTAGG
- the YTHDF3 gene encoding YTH domain-containing family protein 3 isoform X3, whose protein sequence is MSDPYMPSYYAPSIGFPYSLGEAAWSTAGDQPMPYLTTYGQMSNGEHHYIPDGVFSQPGALGNTPPFLGQHGFNFFPGNADFSTWGTSGSQGQSTQSSAYSSSYGYPPSSLGRAITDGQAGFGNDTLSKVPGISSIEQGMTGLKIGGDLTAAVTKTVGTALSSSGMTSIATNSVPPVSSAAPKPTSWAAIARKPAKPQPKLKPKGNVGIGGSAVPPPPIKHNMNIGTWDEKGSVVKAPPTQPVLPPQTIIQQPQPLIQPPPLVQSQLPQQQPQPPQPQQQQGPQPQAQTHQVQPQQQQLQNRWVAPRNRGAGFNQNNGAGSENFGLGVVPVSASPSSVEVHPVLEKLKAINNYNPKDFDWNLKNGRVFIIKSYSEDDIHRSIKYSIWCSTEHGNKRLDAAYRSLNGKGPLYLLFSVNGSGHFCGVAEMKSVVDYNAYAGVWSQDKWKGKFEVKWIFVKDVPNNQLRHIRLENNDNKPVTNSRDTQEVPLEKAKQVLKIIATFKHTTSIFDDFAHYEKRQEEEEAMRRERNRNKQ, encoded by the coding sequence ATGTCAGATCCATACATGCCTAGTTACTATGCTCCATCCATTGGATTTCCATATTCTCTTGGGGAAGCAGCGTGGTCCacagctggagaccagcctaTGCCATATCTGACAACCTATGGACAAATGAGTAATGGAGAACATCACTATATACCAGATGGTGTATTTAGTCAACCTGGGGCATTAGGAAATACCCCTCCATTTCTTGGTCAACATGGATTTAACTTTTTTCCTGGTAATGCTGATTTCTCTACATGGGGGACAAGTGGATCTCAGGGACAATCAACACAAAGTTCTGCTTATAGTAGCAGTTATGGCTATCCACCTAGTTCTCTTGGGAGAGCTATTACTGATGGACAggctggatttggcaatgatacTTTGAGTAAGGTGCCTGGCATTAGCAGTATTGAGCAAGGCATGACTGGACTGAAAATTGGTGGTGACCTGACAGCTGCAGTGACAAAAACTGTAGGTACAGCTTTGAGCAGCAGTGGTATGACTAGCATTGCAACCAATAGTGTGCCCCCAGTTAGCAGTGCAGCACCTAAACCAACCTCCTGGGCTGCCATCGCCAGAAAGCCTGCCAAACCTCAACCGAAACTTAAACCCAAGGGCAATGTGGGAATTGGGGGTTCTGCTGTACCACCACCTCCTATAAAACACAACATGAATATTGGAACTTGGGATGAAAAAGGGTCAGTGGTAAAGGCTCCACCAACCCAACCAGTTCTGCCTCCTCAAACTATAATCCAGCAGCCTCAGCCATTAATTCAACCACCACCATTGGTGCAAAGCCAACTGCCTCAACAGCAGCCTCAACCACCACAACCACAGCAGCAACAAGGACCTCAGCCACAGGCCCAGACTCACCAAGTGCAGCCTCAACAGCAGCAGCTGCAGAATCGCTGGGTAGCTCCTCGTAACAGGGGAGCAGGCTTCAACCAGAACAATGGAGCGGGCAGTGAAAACTTTGGTTTAGGTGTTGTACCTGTCAGTGCTTCACCTTCTAGTGTAGAAGTGCATCCCGTGCTGGAAAAGCTAAAGGCCATAAACAACTATAATCCCAAAGACTTTGATTGGAATCTGAAGAATGGACGTGTGTTTATAATTAAAAGCTACTCTGAGGATGACATACATCGTTCCATTAAATACTCTATCTGGTGTAGTACTGAGCATGGTAATAAGCGTTTGGATGCAGCTTACCGTTCCCTGAATGGGAAAGGCCCACTCTATTTACTCTTCAGTGTGAATGGCAGTGGACATTTTTGTGGAGTGGCTGAAATGAAGTCTGTTGTGGACTATAATGCGTATGCTGGTGTCTGGTCTCAGGATAAGTGGAAGGGCAAATTTGAAGTTAAATGGATCTTTGTCAAAGATGTTCCCAATAACCAATTACGGCATATTCGCttagaaaataatgacaacaaaCCGGTTACCAATTCAAGGGACACTCAAGAGGTACCCCTAGAAAAAGCTAAGCAAGTGCTTAAAATAATTGCTACTTTCAAGCATACCACCTCAATCTTTGATGACTTTGCACATTATGAAAAGCGTCAAGAAGAGGAGGAAGCCATGCGTAGG
- the YTHDF3 gene encoding YTH domain-containing family protein 3 isoform X2 codes for MSATSVDQRPKGQGNKVSVQNGSIHQKDAVNDDDFEPYLSSQTNQSNSYPPMSDPYMPSYYAPSIGFPYSLGEAAWSTAGDQPMPYLTTYGQMSNGEHHYIPDGVFSQPGALGNTPPFLGQHGFNFFPGNADFSTWGTSGSQGQSTQSSAYSSSYGYPPSSLGRAITDGQAGFGNDTLSKVPGISSIEQGMTGLKIGGDLTAAVTKTVGTALSSSGMTSIATNSVPPVSSAAPKPTSWAAIARKPAKPQPKLKPKGNVGIGGSAVPPPPIKHNMNIGTWDEKGSVVKAPPTQPVLPPQTIIQQPQPLIQPPPLVQSQLPQQQPQPPQPQQQQGPQPQAQTHQVQPQQQQLQNRWVAPRNRGAGFNQNNGAGSENFGLGVVPVSASPSSVEVHPVLEKLKAINNYNPKDFDWNLKNGRVFIIKSYSEDDIHRSIKYSIWCSTEHGNKRLDAAYRSLNGKGPLYLLFSVNGSGHFCGVAEMKSVVDYNAYAGVWSQDKWKGKFEVKWIFVKDVPNNQLRHIRLENNDNKPVTNSRDTQEVPLEKAKQVLKIIATFKHTTSIFDDFAHYEKRQEEEEAMRRERNRNKQ; via the exons TTTCAGTACAAAACGGTTCGATTCATCAAAAAGATGCTGTAAATGATGATGATTTTGAGCCATACTTAAGTAGCCAGACAAATCAG AGTAACAGCTATCCACCAATGTCAGATCCATACATGCCTAGTTACTATGCTCCATCCATTGGATTTCCATATTCTCTTGGGGAAGCAGCGTGGTCCacagctggagaccagcctaTGCCATATCTGACAACCTATGGACAAATGAGTAATGGAGAACATCACTATATACCAGATGGTGTATTTAGTCAACCTGGGGCATTAGGAAATACCCCTCCATTTCTTGGTCAACATGGATTTAACTTTTTTCCTGGTAATGCTGATTTCTCTACATGGGGGACAAGTGGATCTCAGGGACAATCAACACAAAGTTCTGCTTATAGTAGCAGTTATGGCTATCCACCTAGTTCTCTTGGGAGAGCTATTACTGATGGACAggctggatttggcaatgatacTTTGAGTAAGGTGCCTGGCATTAGCAGTATTGAGCAAGGCATGACTGGACTGAAAATTGGTGGTGACCTGACAGCTGCAGTGACAAAAACTGTAGGTACAGCTTTGAGCAGCAGTGGTATGACTAGCATTGCAACCAATAGTGTGCCCCCAGTTAGCAGTGCAGCACCTAAACCAACCTCCTGGGCTGCCATCGCCAGAAAGCCTGCCAAACCTCAACCGAAACTTAAACCCAAGGGCAATGTGGGAATTGGGGGTTCTGCTGTACCACCACCTCCTATAAAACACAACATGAATATTGGAACTTGGGATGAAAAAGGGTCAGTGGTAAAGGCTCCACCAACCCAACCAGTTCTGCCTCCTCAAACTATAATCCAGCAGCCTCAGCCATTAATTCAACCACCACCATTGGTGCAAAGCCAACTGCCTCAACAGCAGCCTCAACCACCACAACCACAGCAGCAACAAGGACCTCAGCCACAGGCCCAGACTCACCAAGTGCAGCCTCAACAGCAGCAGCTGCAGAATCGCTGGGTAGCTCCTCGTAACAGGGGAGCAGGCTTCAACCAGAACAATGGAGCGGGCAGTGAAAACTTTGGTTTAGGTGTTGTACCTGTCAGTGCTTCACCTTCTAGTGTAGAAGTGCATCCCGTGCTGGAAAAGCTAAAGGCCATAAACAACTATAATCCCAAAGACTTTGATTGGAATCTGAAGAATGGACGTGTGTTTATAATTAAAAGCTACTCTGAGGATGACATACATCGTTCCATTAAATACTCTATCTGGTGTAGTACTGAGCATGGTAATAAGCGTTTGGATGCAGCTTACCGTTCCCTGAATGGGAAAGGCCCACTCTATTTACTCTTCAGTGTGAATGGCAGTGGACATTTTTGTGGAGTGGCTGAAATGAAGTCTGTTGTGGACTATAATGCGTATGCTGGTGTCTGGTCTCAGGATAAGTGGAAGGGCAAATTTGAAGTTAAATGGATCTTTGTCAAAGATGTTCCCAATAACCAATTACGGCATATTCGCttagaaaataatgacaacaaaCCGGTTACCAATTCAAGGGACACTCAAGAGGTACCCCTAGAAAAAGCTAAGCAAGTGCTTAAAATAATTGCTACTTTCAAGCATACCACCTCAATCTTTGATGACTTTGCACATTATGAAAAGCGTCAAGAAGAGGAGGAAGCCATGCGTAGG